One Longimicrobium sp. genomic window, CGCGCTCTACCATCACCCAGGGCCGCACCCAGGCCGGGTGCCGGCGCGTGCCGGCGACGAACACGTTGGCGGCCAGCCAGGGAAAGCGGCTGTCGCGCACCCGGGCCGCCAGGGTGTCCTGCCCCCAGTCGAACTCGTGGTTGCCGATGGCCGCCGCGTCGTATCCCGCCGCGTTGTGCGCGTCGATGGTGGCCCGCCCCCAGCTGAGGTTGCTGATGGCCGTGCCCTGCATGTCGTCGCCCGCGGAAACGATTACCGTGGGCCCTTCGAAGCGTGCGGCGACGCTGTCGAAGTGCGCCGCCAGCACCGCCGACCCGCCCGCCGCGCGCTGCGACACCGCCTGGGGGAGCAGCCGGCCGTGGAAGTCGTTGGTGTGTACGATCCGCACCCGCTTGGCCGCTTCCGGCGCGGGCGCGGCGGCGGGAGGCGCGGGCGAGCACGCGGCGGCGGCCAGGACCAGCCATGCGGCACGAGCCGTGGCGTGGGGAAGCGAGATCATCATTGCGAGCGGTGTCGGGAAGGGCGGCTGGTTCGTTTCCTGTCCGGGGATGCAATCGGTACGCCCGATGGCGCGTGGCTGGCGGGACCCTGGGAACCTCCCGCTGGGCGGCCCGAACCCGAACACGAAAGTCCTTGCGCGATGGCAGCCCGCGCGGCCATCATGAAGGGAGGGTGCAGGCTTGGAGCGACAATCCATTGGAGGCGTTGATGAGCGAAGCAGACGGCGGCAGCACCGGCCAGACCAACCCCGATTATGTGCAGGTCGATCCCCCCTCGCCCTCGCGCATGGAGGTCTCGGTAGCCGGGTACACGTCGGCGTTCTACCCGGGGTTCGTCCGCAACGTGACGGTGCAGCGGGAGGGAACATCCGTCGACCTGTACACGCAGTCCGGACCGTTCGTGCTTCCCGCGGGGGCCGAGCTGCCGTGGGACAGCAGCCAGTTCGAGTTTCGCGGCGGCCCCAACGCGCGCGACTTCGGCCTGGTGATCAACGATCCGCTGCACGAGATCGCCAGCATCGAGGTCCGGCTGAAGCCCAAGGGAGCGGCCCTTGCCACGGGTGACGAAGAAACGGTGATCATCAGGGACGTGGTCGTCCTCTGCCCACCGAATTGCGCAGTACTGCCCGGCGGATGACCGCCACGCTCCAGCTGTTGAACGCCGCGCTTACGCTGCTGTTCGGCATCCTGGCGCTGCAGGCGTGGCGTCACCTGGGCGCTGCCCGCTGGCGCAAGCTGGAAGCGGGCTGGCTGGTGACGGGCGCCAGCTTCGTGTTCATCGGCGTGTTCGGGGCCGTGCAGACGCTGGCGGCCACGGCGGCCCTTCAGGCGGGCCCCGACTCGCCGTTGTACCGCACGTACCTCGACTGGAGCCCCGCCGGAAACATCGGGCGGGAGGCGGGGATGGCCGCGTACGGCCTGATGCTGGTCGCCCTGCTCGC contains:
- a CDS encoding CapA family protein, encoding MMISLPHATARAAWLVLAAAACSPAPPAAAPAPEAAKRVRIVHTNDFHGRLLPQAVSQRAAGGSAVLAAHFDSVAARFEGPTVIVSAGDDMQGTAISNLSWGRATIDAHNAAGYDAAAIGNHEFDWGQDTLAARVRDSRFPWLAANVFVAGTRRHPAWVRPWVMVERGGVRTAVIGVALQTTPEIVLAGRTAGLEFGPEAQAVDAAAREARAAGADFVVVTAHLGAACERAGS